In the Acidobacteriota bacterium genome, GCCGTTGTCCTTCTCGGCCATCTGCACGCGGCGCTCGACGTCGCGCAGCGCTTCCATAAACTCGCTGACTTTGGTTTTGTCGCTCGCGCCGAGGTCGGCCATCATGCGCGAAGACTCGGACGAAACGAAGTCCAGCACGCTGCGGTCGCGCTCCATGCGGGAGCGGCGTGCCTCGGGGTTGTTGCCGTCCACGTCGCCGAAGAGGCGCTCGAAAACCGCGCGCGGCCGGTGCTCCATCGAGAGCGGCTGCGTGGGCGTGCGCCAGGAAATGGTGTTGGTGTAGGCCGCGTTGTATCCGCCCTGCGCCTGCCCGGCGATCTCGGCGGCGTCTTCGATGCACAGTTGCAGCGAGTCGACCTGCGTCTCCTTGCCCCACTCCTTCGCCGCCACCTGATCCACCGACACGCCGTCCTGCAGTTCGTTGAGCGATTTGCGCGGGTCGACGCCGGTCATATACATGCCGGAGCCGCGCGGGTGTCCGCCGACAAACTGCGGGCCGCCGTCGAGGTTGCTGAGCACGACCATCTGATCACGGAACGCCGCGGCTTCCTTGAGCACGTCGGTCAACTCAAAGTCCGCGCCGGTCTTGGCCGGCAGCCAGCGTTCGCGGATGATGCCGTTCGGCACGTAGATATAGCCTAGGCGTAGCGAGGGCTTGCCGTTGGTGTCGAGCGGCCCGGCGAAAGCGGGCGTCATAGAATCGAGCAGCGGCAACGCGATGGTTGCGCCAATTCCTTTCAGAAACGTGCGGCGGGGAACAGTCTTCTTGAATATCATCATAGCGGTCGTGACCTCCTCATTTGGAACGGCGTGCTGGCGGCGATGCCATTGATGATCGAGGACCAGCGATAGTCACTCGCCGCAGCATCTCGGACGATCTTGCGAATGGCCGGGGCGTCGTAGGGTTCAATCGTGCGCCCCAGCGCATACATAAGAAGCTTTTCGGTAACGGCGTAAGCGAGCAACTCGGAGCGCTGCTGCATCAGCGTGCGCAGCTCATTGACGCCTTGAAATTTTGTCCCATCCGGCAGCGTGCCGGAGGAATCGATGGGCGCGCCATCGTCGGCGGTGCGCCACTTGCCGATGCCGTCGAAGTTCTCCAGCGCAAAGCCGATGGGGTCCATCAGCGAATGGCAGCCTGAGCACATCGGGTTGGCGCGATGCGCTTCCATCATCTGGCGCATGGTGCCCTTGCCGCCTTCGCCTTTTTCCTTCAGGCCCGGCACGTTCGGCGGGGGCGGCGGGACGGGGACGCCCAGCAGGCTCTCCAGCACCCATTTGCCGCGCTGGACCACGGAGGTGCGGTTGGCGTAGGCGGTCAGCATCAGCACGCTGCCCTGTCCCATCAGACCGCGGCGGGCGTTGTCGGCGAGCTTCACCTGCCGGAAGTGGCTGCCCTTGATGTCTGGCACGCCGTAGAAGTGCGCGAGGCGCTCATTCAGAAAACTGTAGTCGGCGGCGATCAGCTCCGGCACCGGCCGGTCGGCCATGATCTGGCTCTCGAGGAAGAGTTGCGTCTCCTGATCAAAGGCCTGGCGCAGGTTCTCATCGAACTCGGGATAGACATCACGATTGGGAATCTTGGTCTTCACGTTGCGCAGCAGCAGCCACTGGCCGGCGAAATCGTCGATGAGATTCCTGGAGCGGCGGTCGGCCAACATGCGCTTGACCTGAACATCGAGCGCCGGGGCGTTCCTAAGTTGGCCCTGCTCGGCGGCGTTCAGCAACTCTTCGTCGGGCAAGCTCGACCACAGGAAGAACGACAGGCGCGAGGCGATCTCCAGATCACTCAACTGGAACGGCGCGTCGGGCGTGCCAGCGGCGGGTTCGCGCTCCACGCGGAACAGGAACTGCGGGCTGACCAGCAATCCGTTCAGCGCCGTCTCAATGCCTGCTTCAAAACTGTTCCCCAAGCCGGCCTTGCTGCCGAGTTCGTAGAGCTTCATCAGCGGCTCGACCGCGGCGGCGTTCGAGTGCCCGCGATAGGCCTGCCGAGCCAGCGTGGAGAGTATCCTGCGCGCGCAGGCCGTCTGCTCATCGGTGGAAGCAGGGGCGGAAGCGGAGCGGGACGGATTGCACGAAAAAATCCTTTTGCGGCTCGCCGATTCGCCCGGTCCCTGCACGCTGAACGGCCCGGCGATGGCTACGCTGCTGACGTCCGGGTCGCTGGCCTGGCGGTCGTTGGAGGAGGCGATGGCGTCGAGCAGTGTCAGCCGCTCGCGCTTGTTGAACAGGCCTTCGTCGGCCCCGCGGTCATTCAGGAATGACACCTGCACCAGCCGCGTTCCGGCCTCGACTGGGATGCGGAAATTCAGATTCGCGTCTGCATTGCGCTCGTAGTAGAGCTGGTCGTTATCGCCGTCGAGATACTCGACGCCCGCGGTGCGACCCTTGTTCCCGCCGCCGACTTCGGTCAGCTTGATGCGCTTGCCGTCAATGCGCAGGTCGAGGAAATGCGGCTCGGCGATGCCCAACACGTAGCCCTCGGAGCGCAGCAGGCGGACTTTGATCTCGTACTCGCCATCGAGCGGGAAGTGGTGTTTGATGGCCGTGCCGCCGCGCGTGCCGAACGGCAACTCTTCGCTCATGCGGTCGCCCTGAACCAAATTGGGCGAGATGCCGTAAATGGCGCTATCGGGCGGGATCGCCGGATTTCCCAAGGCCAGCCGGCTGATCTTGCGCGCCGCGGCCATGTACTTCTCCATCAGCACGGGCGAGACGGAGAGCACTTCGCCCATGTTGTCAAAGCCGCCGGAGTCGTCCGCTGGGAGCAGCGATGCGCCATCCACCTCGAGCGCCAGCAGGTCGCGGATCGAGTTGGTGTACTGCGTGCGATTCAGGCGATGGACAGACGCGGGCCGGCCCGGATTGGGCGCGGAAGCAGCGTGCTTGTCGAGCTCGATGGTCAGATAGGAAAGCAGGTTACTGTAGGTTGCCTCGTCCGGCTTGGGCGCGGGCGAAGGCGGCATGGCGCGGAAGCGCAGCTTGGCGACAACCTTTTCAAGAATGTCGGGATTGCTCGACGGGTCATCGAAGTTGACCTTGGCCAGATCCAGTTCGCCGGCCTTGACGCGATCATTGTGGCAGGTGGTGCAATACTTGCCGGCCACCGCGTTGTGTGAGGCCGGAGCGGGAGCTTGCGCGGCGACTATACCGGGCCCACCGAGAGTGGCAAAAACCGCGATTCCAAGAAGACAATTCCGAACGGACATGCTCACCACCGAAGGTATCTCGAACAGAGTCCACTAACTGAGGCCAAAGGCCGACTTGCGGAGCCCTAAAGACCCCCAACAGCGCCCCTGCCCAAGGACTATCCGAATTATAAACTAACTGGCTATGTTGTCAATAAAATAGTGTTGCCAGCAAGTCCCTCTCAGGGGACTGGCTGGCAGGATCGGCTAGAACGTGTACTTTAGCTGCATTTGGATCAGCCGCGGCGGATTCGAATTGGTGATCTGGCCAGCGGTGGCAAACGCTGCGCTGGGTCGGTCGTTGGTGTCAAACGGCGCCAGGTTCATGCCCAGGTCGCTCAGGTTGGTGCGGTTCAGGAAATTGAAGAATTCACTGGTAAATTCGACCTTCTGTTTTTCAGTGATGTTGACCGCCTTCTTGATGGAGATATCCAATGTGGCGCTGCCCGGTCCGTTCAGGGTATTGCGGCCGAGATTGCCGAAGCGGCCCGGCTGATATTCGGGGTCGCCGGCGCGGCAGACCGGCTGGCCCACCACGATTCCGCGCGAGGTAACGCCGGTGCAGGAAGAAGGCAGGAACATGCCCTTGTCGTAGTAGTTGAACGCGTCGCGGGAATCCAGTACCGGATTGATGTTGCCGCCGGAGACCAGGTTGGCGCGCAGGTTGGCGGTGTTGCCGATGGCGTTCAGCTGCACGGTGCTGCTGTTGAGCAGCGAGATCCAGGCGCCGTCGCGCAGCGTCATGATGCCGCTGAACTGCCAGCCGCCAACGAGGCTGCGCAGCAGGCCCTGTGTGCCGAAGTCAGGAACGTCATAGATGAAGTTGGTGGTCAGCACGCGGCGGATGTCAAACTGCGCCGGTCCTTTGAACATGTTCTTCGCGCCGCGGTAGTGGATGCTCCACTGGCCCTGCGAGAAGGCGTCACCCGACGAGGTGATGCCGGAGCCGGTGTCTAAGTTCTTCGAGACGTTGAAAGCCGCCTGCACCTGGAAGCCATGACTCAAACGCTTTTCGGCGCCAATGGCCAAGCCGTGGAAGTAGCTGTCCACGTCCGGCGCAATGATGCGCATCTCGCCGAAGTTGGGATTCACAAAGCCCTGATACTGCGCAGTGCCCAGAAGCGGATAGACGAAGTTGCCGTCCGCGGGCGGATTCGGGAAGCCCAGCCAACGGTTGGTGTTGGCCTGCTTCTGATGCCACAGGTGCGTGCCGCGCGAGCCGGTGTAGCCGGCCGAGACGACGAAGCCACGCGTCACCTCCTGCTGCAGCGTGAAGCTCCAGCGATAGATGGTGGTGTTCTTCATGTCGTACTCGAAGCCACGGATCACCGGACTGCCGCGCAGCAGGCTCACCACCGCGGGGTCGTTGGCCACACCGGGCTGCATACGCAGTGTAACCCCGGACTGCGCCGCATTGGTGGCGAGCACGCTGCCTACCACGGCGAAAGGCGGAATCTCCTGCAGCGGGTTGCGGATGTTATAGAGGTTCGGCACTTCGTAGAAGATGCCGAAGCCGGTGCGCAGCGAGAAGCGCTTGTTGCCTGGCGACCAGGCCAGGCCTACGCGTGGCGAGAAGCTCTTCAGCGTGGGGTTGGTGAACAGGCTGTCTACCGTGCCCGGCATGGAGGGGAAGCGCGAGAAGCGCGGGTCATCCTTCACTTTTTGGGTCACTGTAACATATGGGTCATCAATGTGAACCAGCGCTGACTCCAAGTCATTTTGCTCATCCGGCACTGTGCCGAACTCATAGCGCATTCCGAG is a window encoding:
- a CDS encoding DUF1552 domain-containing protein, which translates into the protein MMIFKKTVPRRTFLKGIGATIALPLLDSMTPAFAGPLDTNGKPSLRLGYIYVPNGIIRERWLPAKTGADFELTDVLKEAAAFRDQMVVLSNLDGGPQFVGGHPRGSGMYMTGVDPRKSLNELQDGVSVDQVAAKEWGKETQVDSLQLCIEDAAEIAGQAQGGYNAAYTNTISWRTPTQPLSMEHRPRAVFERLFGDVDGNNPEARRSRMERDRSVLDFVSSESSRMMADLGASDKTKVSEFMEALRDVERRVQMAEKDNGASSSASLDRPVGIPATYEEHVKLMYDLLLLAYKADITRVSSFMLAREYSELVYNMIGHTEPHHPLTHHRGVEWRMKQAGEVNVYHMKIFAEFLAKMRDTKEGDGNLLDHSILIYGAGMGDADIHNQWNLPVAMFGGGNGRIKKGGLHVQYAKGTPFANFHVALLNLMGVATASLGNSTGPADVSAFA
- a CDS encoding DUF1592 domain-containing protein codes for the protein MSVRNCLLGIAVFATLGGPGIVAAQAPAPASHNAVAGKYCTTCHNDRVKAGELDLAKVNFDDPSSNPDILEKVVAKLRFRAMPPSPAPKPDEATYSNLLSYLTIELDKHAASAPNPGRPASVHRLNRTQYTNSIRDLLALEVDGASLLPADDSGGFDNMGEVLSVSPVLMEKYMAAARKISRLALGNPAIPPDSAIYGISPNLVQGDRMSEELPFGTRGGTAIKHHFPLDGEYEIKVRLLRSEGYVLGIAEPHFLDLRIDGKRIKLTEVGGGNKGRTAGVEYLDGDNDQLYYERNADANLNFRIPVEAGTRLVQVSFLNDRGADEGLFNKRERLTLLDAIASSNDRQASDPDVSSVAIAGPFSVQGPGESASRKRIFSCNPSRSASAPASTDEQTACARRILSTLARQAYRGHSNAAAVEPLMKLYELGSKAGLGNSFEAGIETALNGLLVSPQFLFRVEREPAAGTPDAPFQLSDLEIASRLSFFLWSSLPDEELLNAAEQGQLRNAPALDVQVKRMLADRRSRNLIDDFAGQWLLLRNVKTKIPNRDVYPEFDENLRQAFDQETQLFLESQIMADRPVPELIAADYSFLNERLAHFYGVPDIKGSHFRQVKLADNARRGLMGQGSVLMLTAYANRTSVVQRGKWVLESLLGVPVPPPPPNVPGLKEKGEGGKGTMRQMMEAHRANPMCSGCHSLMDPIGFALENFDGIGKWRTADDGAPIDSSGTLPDGTKFQGVNELRTLMQQRSELLAYAVTEKLLMYALGRTIEPYDAPAIRKIVRDAAASDYRWSSIINGIAASTPFQMRRSRPL